A stretch of the Arthrobacter stackebrandtii genome encodes the following:
- a CDS encoding ATP-dependent DNA helicase UvrD2: MSFDPQQSGLPVMDERTAEQRILAGLDEEQRMVATTLNGPLCVLAGAGTGKTRAITHRIAYGVHTGVYNPNRLLAVTFTARAAAEMRTRLRDLGVGTVQARTFHAAALRQLQYFWPHAVGGQLPGLLEHKAQIIAEAARRLRLPTDRAAIRDLAAEIEWAKVSMLTPETYVVKAQDRGEPGGLDKLAVGRLFQGYEDVKADRNLIDFEDVLLITVGILQEDPRVAATVREQYRHFVVDEYQDVSPLQQRMLDLWLGGRDELCVVGDASQTIYSFTGATPRHLLDFPKRYPDANVVKLVRDYRSTPQVVGLANSLLGNRRSGGMTADALWSKPLELVAQRPGGPAPEFLECSDDEAEAAAVAARIKVLLEHGTQASEIAVLFRTNGQSEAYEQALAAAGVGYQLRGGERFFARKEVRDALLQLRAASRAADGEPLGQMVRDVLGNLGYQAEAPKTGGAVRERWESLAAIVALADELFLSRSTPEHEFTLVDFVAELQDRSSAQHAPTVQGVTLASLHSAKGLEWDAVFLVGLSEGLMPISFADTPETVDEERRLLYVGITRAREFLNFSWSTARTPGGRANRKPSRFLDGLRPNSVGGAPTGPRMATTRKSRKAAGPSVCRVCGKILNTGAERKVGRCADCPPGYDEAVFEQLRQWRLGEATTAAVPAFVVFTDATLMAIAEAAPQDLDALASLPGVGPSKLERYGEAVLEIVANG; the protein is encoded by the coding sequence ATGAGCTTTGACCCGCAGCAGTCCGGACTCCCCGTCATGGACGAGCGAACGGCCGAACAACGCATCCTGGCCGGCCTGGATGAGGAACAGCGGATGGTCGCCACCACCTTGAACGGGCCCCTGTGCGTGCTGGCCGGGGCAGGCACCGGCAAAACCCGCGCCATCACGCACCGCATCGCCTACGGCGTGCACACCGGCGTCTACAACCCCAACCGGCTGCTGGCCGTCACGTTCACGGCACGGGCCGCGGCGGAGATGCGCACCCGGCTGCGCGACCTCGGCGTCGGCACCGTGCAGGCCCGCACCTTCCACGCCGCGGCTCTGCGGCAGCTGCAGTATTTCTGGCCCCACGCCGTCGGCGGCCAACTGCCTGGGCTGCTGGAACACAAGGCTCAGATCATCGCCGAGGCCGCACGCAGGCTGCGGCTGCCCACGGACCGGGCAGCGATCCGTGACCTGGCCGCCGAAATTGAGTGGGCCAAGGTGTCCATGCTGACGCCGGAAACCTACGTGGTGAAGGCCCAGGACCGCGGCGAGCCCGGCGGCCTGGACAAGCTGGCCGTGGGCCGGCTGTTCCAAGGCTATGAGGACGTCAAGGCGGACCGGAACCTCATCGACTTTGAGGACGTCCTGCTGATCACGGTGGGCATCCTGCAGGAGGACCCCAGGGTGGCGGCCACGGTGCGCGAGCAGTACCGGCACTTTGTCGTCGACGAGTACCAGGATGTTTCCCCGTTGCAGCAGCGCATGCTGGACCTGTGGCTGGGCGGCCGGGACGAGCTGTGCGTTGTGGGCGACGCCAGCCAGACCATCTACTCCTTCACGGGGGCAACACCGCGGCACCTGCTGGACTTCCCGAAGCGTTACCCGGACGCCAACGTGGTGAAGCTGGTCCGGGATTACCGCTCCACCCCGCAGGTAGTGGGCCTGGCCAACTCCCTGCTGGGCAACCGGCGCAGCGGCGGGATGACGGCAGATGCGCTGTGGTCCAAGCCGCTGGAACTGGTGGCGCAGCGGCCGGGCGGCCCCGCACCCGAGTTCCTTGAATGCAGCGACGACGAGGCCGAGGCGGCCGCCGTCGCCGCCCGTATCAAGGTCCTTCTGGAACACGGGACCCAGGCCAGCGAGATTGCCGTGTTGTTCAGGACCAACGGCCAGTCGGAGGCCTATGAGCAGGCCCTGGCGGCGGCCGGGGTCGGCTACCAGCTCCGCGGCGGGGAACGCTTCTTCGCCCGCAAGGAAGTCCGCGACGCCTTGCTGCAGCTGCGGGCCGCCTCCCGCGCAGCCGACGGCGAGCCCCTCGGGCAGATGGTCCGGGACGTGCTGGGCAACCTCGGATACCAGGCCGAGGCTCCCAAGACCGGCGGCGCGGTGCGTGAACGCTGGGAATCATTGGCAGCCATCGTGGCCCTCGCTGATGAACTGTTCCTCTCGCGCAGCACGCCCGAGCATGAATTCACGCTGGTGGACTTCGTGGCAGAACTCCAGGACAGGTCTTCCGCGCAGCACGCCCCCACCGTGCAGGGCGTCACCCTCGCCTCACTCCACTCGGCCAAGGGCCTGGAATGGGATGCCGTGTTCCTCGTGGGCCTGAGCGAAGGCCTGATGCCGATTTCCTTCGCCGACACCCCGGAAACAGTGGACGAGGAACGCCGCCTGCTCTACGTGGGCATCACCCGCGCCCGGGAATTCCTGAACTTTTCATGGTCGACGGCGCGCACCCCCGGCGGGCGGGCCAACCGAAAACCCTCGCGGTTCCTGGACGGGCTGCGGCCCAACTCGGTGGGCGGGGCGCCCACCGGCCCGCGGATGGCCACCACGCGAAAGTCCCGCAAGGCGGCCGGCCCCTCGGTGTGCCGGGTGTGCGGGAAGATCCTGAACACGGGAGCCGAACGCAAGGTGGGGCGCTGCGCCGACTGCCCGCCGGGCTACGACGAGGCGGTTTTTGAACAGCTGCGCCAGTGGCGGCTGGGCGAGGCCACCACTGCCGCGGTTCCGGCCTTTGTGGTGTTTACCGACGCCACCCTGATGGCCATCGCCGAGGCTGCGCCGCAGGACCTCGACGCCCTCGCATCCCTTCCGGGCGTTGGCCCGTCCAAGCTGGAACGCTATGGCGAGGCCGTGCTGGAGATTGTGGCCAACGGCTGA
- a CDS encoding TOMM precursor leader peptide-binding protein — protein MATINPGLRMVRRDEHSIQVGLGAGGLILTGLQEPEAAFVEALHRGISDKLVLERASELGVDPLRAQEICAKLAGALFTDADLRTQGHRAERLLPERLSLLGLYRSPCQGYLNRREGAVVYLAGLGRTGAALAAVLVSSGLGTIFLEDDNPVRASDVGPGSFSSADIGMRRAAAVRRHLLAIDSGVQSHVVHDDGAYNPNPECLDLAILVGHDTAAAYGTTRFMAAERPHLLVLLREQDGTVGPLVVPGDTACAECVDRHRAAADPQWPDITAQLAAKAAMPPGRSPRAEHTESAALAMMVAGAAATQVLLFLDAVNQPSSWSAVLTLHQDDGRWSRQEFSPHPDCGCQWQAQPLATISSTASP, from the coding sequence ATGGCAACAATCAATCCAGGTCTGCGCATGGTCCGCAGGGATGAACACAGCATCCAGGTCGGGCTGGGTGCCGGCGGGCTGATCCTGACAGGCCTGCAGGAACCGGAAGCAGCGTTCGTTGAGGCGCTGCACCGCGGCATCTCCGACAAGTTGGTGCTGGAGCGGGCCTCCGAACTGGGCGTGGACCCGCTGCGTGCGCAGGAAATCTGTGCCAAGCTCGCCGGCGCACTCTTCACCGACGCCGATCTGCGCACCCAGGGGCATCGCGCCGAGCGCCTGCTGCCCGAACGCCTGTCCTTGCTGGGCCTGTACCGGAGCCCGTGCCAAGGCTACCTGAATCGCAGGGAGGGGGCCGTCGTGTACCTGGCGGGGCTGGGCCGCACCGGCGCGGCCCTGGCCGCCGTGCTGGTCAGTTCCGGCCTGGGCACGATCTTCCTGGAGGATGACAACCCCGTGAGGGCATCCGATGTCGGCCCGGGTTCCTTCTCATCCGCTGACATAGGCATGCGGAGGGCGGCCGCCGTGCGGCGCCACCTGCTGGCCATCGATTCCGGCGTCCAGTCCCATGTGGTGCATGACGACGGGGCCTACAACCCCAATCCAGAATGCCTGGACCTGGCCATCCTGGTGGGCCACGACACCGCCGCCGCCTACGGCACCACCCGGTTCATGGCCGCCGAACGGCCCCACCTGCTGGTGCTGCTGCGCGAGCAGGACGGCACAGTCGGTCCGCTGGTGGTGCCCGGGGACACTGCCTGTGCCGAGTGCGTGGACCGCCACCGCGCCGCGGCCGACCCGCAATGGCCCGACATCACCGCCCAGTTGGCGGCCAAGGCCGCGATGCCGCCGGGGCGCAGTCCCCGGGCCGAGCACACCGAGAGTGCGGCGCTGGCCATGATGGTGGCGGGTGCGGCAGCCACCCAGGTCCTGCTGTTCCTTGATGCCGTCAACCAGCCCAGTTCGTGGTCCGCGGTGCTGACGCTGCACCAGGACGACGGGCGCTGGTCCCGCCAGGAGTTCAGCCCCCATCCGGACTGCGGCTGCCAGTGGCAGGCTCAGCCGTTGGCCACAATCTCCAGCACGGCCTCGCCATAG
- a CDS encoding M48 family metallopeptidase, which produces MTAAASTRRTIGTGTPGPLGDSLSEHRLSDGSQVVVRRTARRKNGLSAFEEDGQVVIAVPARLTLEDEGYWVPLMVAKLEQGRQRRTAAAGRSDEELMRRSLALSKKYLGSRAVPESVRWVTNQNGRWGSATPSRRTIRISHHVQGMPDWVLDYVLLHELAHLIHPNHSAAFWAELAGYGQLETAKAFLTGASFASHRNLSGMGGDDDIDG; this is translated from the coding sequence ATGACAGCTGCAGCATCCACCCGCAGAACCATAGGCACGGGAACACCGGGCCCACTGGGCGATTCATTGTCCGAGCACAGGCTCAGCGACGGCAGCCAGGTGGTGGTGCGGCGCACCGCGCGGCGGAAGAACGGATTGAGTGCGTTCGAGGAGGACGGACAGGTGGTCATTGCCGTCCCTGCCCGGCTGACACTTGAAGATGAGGGCTACTGGGTGCCACTCATGGTGGCAAAGCTGGAGCAGGGCCGGCAACGCCGAACTGCTGCAGCCGGACGCAGCGATGAGGAGCTCATGCGGCGCAGCTTGGCGCTGAGCAAAAAATACCTGGGGTCGCGCGCAGTCCCCGAATCCGTCCGCTGGGTCACCAACCAGAACGGGCGCTGGGGATCTGCCACGCCGTCCCGCAGGACGATCCGCATCTCACACCATGTCCAGGGCATGCCGGATTGGGTCCTTGACTATGTCCTGTTGCACGAACTCGCCCACCTGATCCACCCCAACCACAGCGCCGCCTTTTGGGCGGAGCTGGCCGGATATGGGCAGCTGGAGACGGCCAAGGCGTTCCTGACCGGGGCGTCCTTTGCCTCACACCGCAACCTCAGCGGCATGGGCGGGGACGACGACATCGACGGCTAG
- a CDS encoding DUF2975 domain-containing protein, whose protein sequence is MNSQQILPLRIAICVLALGAAIAQIFVIPRAASSYAEAYPEVAYLAAPYAAASIVAVVGIEVALLAGWQILSIAKREESFTSSVLGWANVMAASLVFTAAVLVGVFAHAFFVANIGGPAILFGLFSSTAFGAGAVVARRAVTREILFDSREQHPFVVP, encoded by the coding sequence ATGAACAGCCAGCAGATCCTGCCCCTGCGCATAGCGATCTGCGTGCTTGCCCTGGGGGCGGCAATTGCCCAAATATTCGTGATTCCCCGCGCCGCATCGAGCTATGCGGAAGCGTATCCCGAGGTTGCGTACCTGGCCGCTCCGTACGCGGCTGCAAGCATTGTTGCGGTCGTGGGCATCGAGGTGGCGCTGCTGGCAGGCTGGCAAATTCTGTCGATTGCCAAGCGGGAGGAGAGCTTTACAAGCTCGGTGCTGGGTTGGGCCAATGTCATGGCGGCCAGCCTCGTTTTCACGGCGGCTGTGCTGGTGGGCGTCTTCGCACACGCTTTCTTCGTTGCAAACATTGGCGGACCCGCCATACTTTTCGGACTCTTCTCCTCCACCGCTTTCGGGGCAGGGGCAGTCGTCGCCAGAAGGGCAGTGACCCGGGAGATTCTGTTCGACAGCAGGGAACAGCATCCGTTCGTTGTGCCGTAG
- a CDS encoding zinc-dependent metalloprotease — MSSTPANNDDDTPKDPLQEMLANLLGGQGMEGFDPAELAKAAGLPSDPNVLAQMFSQVQAMMSGSSDTPVNWELARDAARKAAAGDDPSITPAQQKDVDEALRLAEMWLDPFTELAATAIIGKAWSRAEWVEETLGTWQRLTEPVANSIAFAISQAMNEQLPEEMKSMMGGAASMMQNMGGALFGLQLGQAVGALAKEVLGSTDIGIPLADLQMALLPANVKAFGEGLEVPEQEIRLFLALREAAHARLFVQVPWLRGHLLGAIESYARGIHIDMSRIEDLARNIDPSNPESMQDALSEGVFMPARTPEQDAALAKLETALALVEGWVDEVSFEAAANLPSAGAIRETIRRRRATGGPAEHAFGSLVGLELRPRRLREASALWSSLKEQRGIAGRDAIWAHPDLLPTSADLDDAAGFGARRSAEAASESDVDAALAKLLDGGFDEPASGDDGTPAPDGPDTGDK; from the coding sequence ATGTCTTCCACACCAGCCAACAACGACGACGACACACCGAAGGACCCCCTTCAGGAAATGCTCGCCAACCTCTTGGGCGGCCAGGGAATGGAAGGCTTTGACCCGGCCGAGCTGGCGAAGGCTGCCGGCCTGCCGTCGGACCCAAATGTGCTCGCCCAGATGTTCTCCCAGGTGCAAGCCATGATGAGCGGTTCCTCGGACACGCCCGTCAACTGGGAGCTGGCCCGCGATGCCGCCAGGAAAGCCGCAGCAGGCGACGACCCCTCCATCACCCCGGCCCAGCAGAAGGACGTGGACGAGGCACTGCGCCTGGCCGAAATGTGGCTTGACCCGTTCACGGAGCTGGCGGCCACCGCCATCATCGGCAAGGCCTGGTCGCGCGCCGAGTGGGTGGAGGAAACGCTGGGCACATGGCAGCGACTGACCGAGCCTGTGGCCAACAGCATCGCCTTCGCCATCTCCCAGGCCATGAACGAGCAGCTGCCCGAGGAAATGAAGTCCATGATGGGCGGGGCCGCCTCCATGATGCAGAACATGGGCGGGGCCCTGTTCGGGCTCCAGTTGGGCCAGGCCGTCGGCGCCCTGGCCAAGGAAGTTCTCGGTTCCACCGACATCGGCATCCCGCTGGCCGACCTGCAGATGGCGTTGCTGCCGGCCAACGTCAAGGCCTTCGGCGAGGGGCTGGAAGTTCCGGAACAGGAGATCCGCCTGTTCCTTGCCCTGCGCGAGGCCGCCCACGCCCGCCTGTTCGTCCAGGTTCCCTGGCTGCGCGGGCACCTGCTCGGCGCCATCGAATCCTACGCCCGCGGCATCCACATCGACATGTCCCGCATTGAGGACCTGGCCCGCAACATTGACCCGAGCAACCCCGAATCGATGCAGGACGCCCTCTCCGAGGGTGTCTTCATGCCCGCCCGCACGCCGGAGCAGGACGCCGCCCTGGCCAAGCTGGAAACCGCACTCGCGCTGGTGGAAGGCTGGGTGGACGAGGTCTCCTTCGAGGCGGCAGCAAACCTGCCCTCGGCCGGGGCCATCCGTGAAACCATCCGCCGCCGCCGCGCCACCGGCGGCCCCGCCGAGCACGCCTTCGGGTCGCTCGTCGGGCTGGAACTGCGCCCCCGCAGGCTCCGCGAGGCCTCCGCCCTGTGGTCCTCCCTCAAGGAACAGCGCGGCATCGCGGGCCGCGATGCCATCTGGGCGCACCCGGACCTGCTCCCCACCTCGGCCGACCTCGACGACGCAGCAGGCTTCGGCGCCCGCCGCAGCGCAGAGGCAGCTTCGGAATCGGACGTTGACGCGGCCTTGGCAAAACTGCTTGACGGCGGTTTCGACGAGCCGGCATCCGGCGACGACGGCACCCCCGCCCCGGACGGGCCGGACACCGGCGACAAGTAG